The following are encoded in a window of Ignavibacteriales bacterium genomic DNA:
- a CDS encoding prepilin-type N-terminal cleavage/methylation domain-containing protein yields MKRYKISERKGFSLTELMVVLVIIGVLVLLALPKLLPLVTKAKTTEAKLMLKQVYTLEQSYKFEHDHYAQLLPEIGFEQTKLIAEGGQARYKIEVLTADEKGFTAQATSVVDFNNNGILNVWVVDETGTIIEKVPD; encoded by the coding sequence ATGAAACGATATAAAATCAGTGAACGAAAGGGCTTTTCCCTAACAGAGCTTATGGTAGTTCTGGTTATTATCGGTGTGTTGGTGTTGTTGGCACTGCCTAAATTGCTTCCACTCGTTACAAAAGCAAAAACCACAGAAGCTAAATTAATGCTTAAGCAAGTGTACACATTGGAACAAAGCTATAAGTTTGAGCATGATCATTACGCTCAACTATTACCAGAGATCGGGTTTGAGCAGACCAAGTTAATTGCTGAAGGTGGACAAGCACGATACAAAATTGAAGTGCTCACAGCAGATGAAAAGGGATTTACAGCACAAGCAACATCTGTTGTGGATTTTAATAATAACGGAATATTGAATGTTTGGGTCGTGGATGAGACAGGAACGATTATAGAAAAAGTACCAGATTGA
- a CDS encoding AIPR family protein: MSISKYQTLLNILDRIRSEATPRYEKKYNPASEIEAINQARSRAFIHLYLKVSFGLLEFEDREHFVTDGAYDGGIDGYYINNENKTIYFIQSKFRTTEDNFENKKIELEEILRMDINRILEGEANDEQGNDYSGKIKQLQREISTLDNIARYSYRVIIIANLFGIQESKLRTLCGGYAVEVLNCDKCYEQLVFPVISGTYFNASDMNIFIDLSNKSAGSKISYNVQTKNNECEITVLFVPTLEIGRIMSKYKNSILKFNPRSYLELEGQKVNEAIKETILSKDTNEFALFNNGITMLSDETYINEKIGQKNKAQLSIKNPQIINGGQTAFTLSRIFDKHKNNNVEQIFHNKEVLLKVITLIGSKGRVDTISLIDEISIATNQQTPVIIADRFSNSDIHATIQKCLFERYGILYERKRGEFGDGLYNQYVHSEQIIERNLFFRIYYSANGDINKGIQKKLFIRQDFTLETLKQVDKFDNFYFGFLCFKELIKGRRPFEKMQKDIYGMVYAMTKMYKPTTVEQYESAIAGSLPEFKSLWKVFISSTGANNKKYYRTFIDRETRQPRSAFSENRWYKSKDFQPNVRKYFDNPTAHCSKLNDSSDTCSSSDTTIEKTV; encoded by the coding sequence GTGAGCATTAGCAAGTATCAAACATTATTAAATATTCTAGATCGAATCAGATCTGAGGCAACGCCTCGATATGAAAAAAAATACAATCCTGCGTCGGAAATTGAAGCTATCAATCAAGCAAGGTCTCGTGCGTTTATACACCTTTATTTAAAGGTTAGTTTCGGATTATTAGAGTTCGAAGATCGGGAGCACTTTGTCACAGATGGAGCATATGATGGAGGAATAGATGGATACTACATTAATAATGAAAATAAAACTATCTATTTTATACAATCAAAATTTCGAACGACTGAAGATAATTTTGAAAATAAAAAGATAGAGCTTGAAGAAATCCTGAGAATGGATATAAATAGAATACTTGAAGGTGAAGCAAACGATGAACAAGGTAATGATTACAGCGGGAAAATAAAACAACTGCAACGAGAAATTTCTACATTAGACAATATTGCAAGATATTCGTATCGAGTCATTATTATCGCAAACTTGTTTGGAATACAAGAATCGAAGTTAAGGACTTTATGCGGTGGATATGCAGTTGAAGTACTAAATTGTGATAAATGCTATGAGCAACTTGTGTTTCCGGTTATATCGGGTACATATTTTAACGCTTCAGATATGAATATTTTTATTGACTTGAGCAATAAAAGTGCCGGGAGTAAAATCAGCTATAATGTGCAGACTAAAAATAATGAATGTGAAATTACTGTGCTCTTCGTTCCTACCTTAGAAATTGGTAGAATAATGAGTAAGTATAAAAACTCAATATTGAAATTTAATCCAAGAAGTTATTTAGAGCTCGAGGGACAAAAGGTAAATGAGGCGATAAAAGAAACTATACTAAGCAAAGACACAAACGAGTTTGCCTTGTTTAATAACGGTATAACAATGTTATCTGATGAGACATATATTAATGAAAAAATAGGGCAAAAAAATAAAGCACAATTGAGTATTAAGAATCCCCAAATTATCAATGGTGGACAAACGGCATTTACTCTAAGCCGAATATTCGATAAGCACAAGAACAATAACGTTGAACAAATATTTCATAATAAAGAAGTTCTGCTTAAAGTAATAACTTTGATCGGAAGCAAAGGTCGTGTAGACACAATATCATTAATAGACGAGATCTCTATCGCAACGAATCAGCAAACTCCAGTAATCATCGCTGATAGATTCTCGAATTCAGATATCCATGCTACGATCCAGAAATGCCTCTTCGAACGTTATGGTATACTTTATGAACGAAAACGAGGAGAGTTTGGCGACGGTCTTTATAATCAATATGTTCATTCAGAGCAGATCATAGAACGAAACCTGTTTTTCAGAATATACTATTCTGCAAACGGTGATATTAATAAAGGCATCCAAAAGAAATTGTTTATTCGCCAAGATTTTACACTTGAGACATTAAAGCAAGTTGATAAATTTGACAATTTCTATTTTGGATTCCTTTGCTTTAAGGAATTGATAAAAGGAAGACGGCCATTCGAAAAAATGCAAAAAGATATCTACGGAATGGTTTATGCAATGACAAAGATGTACAAACCAACAACGGTTGAGCAATATGAGTCAGCCATTGCTGGAAGCTTGCCAGAATTTAAAAGTTTGTGGAAAGTTTTTATTAGTTCTACCGGAGCTAATAACAAGAAATATTATCGAACATTTATCGACAGGGAAACAAGACAACCACGATCTGCATTCAGTGAGAACCGATGGTATAAAAGCAAAGATTTTCAACCAAATGTGCGTAAGTATTTTGATAATCCTACTGCCCATTGTTCAAAATTGAATGACAGTAGCGATACTTGTTCTAGCTCAGATACTACCATAGAAAAGACAGTCTAA